A genomic region of Runella rosea contains the following coding sequences:
- the rocD gene encoding ornithine--oxo-acid transaminase, with product MTAEITQSDYLIGLEKRYGAHNYKPVPVVIERGEGIFVWDIDGKRYFDFLSAYSAVNQGHCHPRIVEALVAQAQKLTLTSRAFYNSVLGECEKFLCDYFGYDKVLMMNSGAEGGETALKLTRKWGYLVKGIPQNEAKTVYAAGNFWGRTMAAISSSTDSDSTDDYGPFLPGYIIIPYNDLATLEQTFQADPNIAGFMVEPIQGEAGVVVPDEGYLRGVRELCTKYNVLFIADEVQTGLGRTGKRLACDHEDVKPDILILGKALSGGVYPVSCVLASDEIMLTIKPGQHGSTYGGNPLAAAVTVAALSVIKDEHLAENAERLGEVFREKMRELQHKTDLIQEVRGKGLLNAVVINTDEESPLAWQICLQLKEKGLLCKQTHGNKIRFAPPLVITEAQIHEACDLIAEVILSV from the coding sequence ATGACGGCAGAAATCACTCAATCAGACTATTTAATTGGCCTCGAAAAACGCTACGGGGCGCACAATTATAAACCTGTTCCTGTCGTGATTGAGCGGGGAGAAGGTATTTTTGTGTGGGACATCGACGGCAAGCGGTATTTCGATTTTTTGTCGGCCTACAGCGCCGTCAATCAGGGGCATTGCCATCCGCGCATTGTGGAAGCCCTGGTGGCCCAAGCCCAAAAACTGACCCTCACATCGCGGGCATTTTACAACTCAGTGCTGGGCGAATGTGAAAAATTTCTGTGCGACTATTTTGGTTACGATAAAGTCCTGATGATGAATTCAGGCGCCGAAGGTGGAGAAACTGCTCTCAAACTCACCCGCAAATGGGGGTATCTGGTCAAAGGCATTCCCCAAAACGAAGCCAAAACCGTGTATGCCGCTGGCAACTTTTGGGGGCGTACTATGGCCGCGATTTCATCCTCTACCGACTCCGACAGCACCGACGATTATGGTCCTTTTTTACCTGGCTACATCATTATTCCGTACAATGATTTGGCGACGTTGGAACAGACTTTTCAAGCTGACCCCAACATTGCGGGTTTTATGGTGGAGCCTATTCAGGGCGAAGCGGGCGTAGTAGTGCCCGACGAAGGCTATTTGCGCGGCGTGCGTGAGCTTTGTACAAAATACAATGTACTTTTTATTGCCGATGAGGTGCAAACGGGACTTGGCCGCACGGGAAAACGCCTCGCCTGCGACCACGAAGACGTAAAGCCAGACATCTTAATTTTGGGAAAGGCGCTTTCGGGCGGTGTGTACCCAGTTTCTTGCGTCCTGGCAAGCGACGAAATCATGTTAACCATCAAACCTGGTCAGCACGGCTCGACCTACGGTGGCAACCCACTCGCGGCGGCGGTGACAGTAGCAGCCCTCTCAGTAATTAAAGATGAACATTTAGCCGAAAATGCCGAGCGATTAGGCGAAGTTTTCCGCGAAAAAATGCGGGAATTACAACATAAAACAGACTTGATTCAGGAAGTACGTGGCAAAGGTCTACTAAACGCGGTGGTGATCAATACCGACGAAGAAAGCCCGCTGGCATGGCAAATCTGCCTTCAATTAAAAGAAAAAGGTCTGCTCTGTAAGCAAACCCACGGTAATAAAATTCGTTTTGCCCCTCCCCTCGTCATCACCGAAGCTCAAATCCACGAGGCATGTGACTTGATTGCAGAGGTAATTTTGAGTGTATAG
- a CDS encoding 1-phosphofructokinase family hexose kinase, which yields MESAKKMNITTLTVNPAIDKSTVIDRLIPEQKLRCDPPRFDAGGGGINVSKAIRRLGGKSLAIFTAGGPSGQLLADLVKQEQIDAKIIETNEWTRENFVVAETSTNAQYRFGMPGAALTEAETQAVLDALELSGANYVVASGSLPPKMDVNFYEKVAAISKKIGARLVLDTSGEPLRAACDEGVFLLKPNIGELEALVGTTNLQMDDVDDAARSLIGDGKCEVVIVSMGPKGAILVTKDLCEHIPAPPVQKRSTVGAGDSMVAGMTWALTQGLSYPEMLRWGVACGSAATMNEGTQLFLRADVERLLEWFKRFGK from the coding sequence ATGGAATCAGCTAAAAAAATGAACATAACTACCCTCACCGTCAACCCTGCCATCGACAAAAGTACGGTCATTGACCGTCTGATACCCGAACAAAAACTTCGGTGTGACCCACCTCGTTTTGATGCGGGCGGCGGCGGCATCAATGTGTCCAAAGCCATCCGACGGCTGGGCGGTAAATCATTGGCCATCTTTACGGCGGGCGGCCCATCGGGGCAGTTATTGGCGGACTTGGTAAAACAAGAGCAAATTGACGCCAAAATCATCGAAACCAACGAATGGACCCGGGAAAATTTCGTCGTTGCCGAAACATCCACCAACGCCCAATACCGCTTTGGAATGCCAGGGGCCGCACTCACAGAAGCCGAGACACAAGCGGTTTTGGATGCTTTAGAACTTTCTGGGGCTAATTATGTAGTAGCCAGCGGCAGTTTGCCGCCTAAAATGGACGTTAATTTTTATGAAAAAGTAGCAGCTATTTCCAAAAAAATCGGTGCTCGACTGGTTCTCGACACTTCAGGTGAGCCACTCCGTGCCGCGTGTGACGAAGGCGTGTTTTTGCTCAAACCCAACATCGGCGAACTAGAAGCGTTGGTTGGAACTACCAATCTCCAAATGGACGACGTAGACGATGCCGCCCGCAGTCTCATCGGCGACGGCAAATGCGAAGTAGTCATTGTTTCAATGGGGCCAAAAGGGGCGATTTTAGTGACCAAAGACCTTTGCGAACACATCCCCGCTCCACCTGTGCAGAAGCGCAGTACAGTGGGCGCAGGCGACAGTATGGTGGCAGGCATGACGTGGGCACTCACGCAAGGACTTTCGTATCCAGAAATGCTGCGCTGGGGCGTGGCCTGCGGTTCGGCGGCAACCATGAACGAAGGCACCCAGCTTTTTTTGCGCGCCGACGTAGAGCGGCTGTTGGAGTGGTTTAAACGATTTGGCAAATAA
- a CDS encoding gluconokinase has protein sequence MQSTWIGIDIGTTNVKAVAFDENGSAVAHATGTCVTYHPRNRFVEQNPDEIYRLFVHVLRQVTEQLRHKNATIEAVSLCSAMHSVIPLDAHNHRLTRSVLWADNRSEAQADALKQADIFPKLYSHTGIPAHPYAPLTKMVWFRQTQPQLFKRIQRFVSQKEYIWFNLFGKFQIDYSMASGTSLLNNRRLKWSEMALAYTGIKATQLSEAVPTYHIEKLTNPSLCRKLGLRSGTPFVIGAGDACLANLGSGALAKGVSTLTIGTSGAIRQTAATPARDEKRRLFTYVLDETHFVSGGPTNNGGNVLEWLSKHLLLKDPNELLVLAENAPPGAEDLLFVPYLLGERAPVWDAHARGSYRNLSWQHTQAHLVRATIEGIVLNLNQTRQIIDNQLSKTQILHANGGFTQSKFWVQLLADIFGIAVKVNQSGESGCLGAIMLAMKALEKIESLEKGVQNCVHFAETYHPDPSNRLIYRKVNKNFGKLIAPTKA, from the coding sequence GTGCAAAGTACTTGGATTGGAATAGACATCGGTACCACCAATGTCAAAGCCGTAGCCTTTGATGAAAACGGGAGCGCAGTGGCCCACGCCACGGGAACCTGCGTAACGTATCACCCTCGAAATCGTTTTGTTGAACAAAATCCTGACGAGATATACCGACTTTTTGTCCACGTACTTCGGCAGGTAACGGAGCAGTTGCGGCACAAAAATGCCACGATAGAAGCCGTAAGTTTGTGCTCGGCCATGCACAGCGTTATTCCACTTGATGCCCACAATCATCGCCTTACACGGTCGGTGCTTTGGGCAGATAATCGCAGCGAAGCCCAAGCCGACGCCCTCAAACAAGCTGATATTTTCCCCAAATTATATTCACATACGGGCATTCCTGCCCATCCGTACGCCCCCCTGACGAAGATGGTTTGGTTTCGCCAAACCCAGCCCCAACTTTTTAAACGCATTCAACGGTTTGTATCCCAAAAGGAATACATTTGGTTTAACCTTTTTGGGAAGTTTCAAATTGACTATTCGATGGCTTCGGGTACGTCGCTTTTGAACAACCGCCGCTTGAAATGGAGCGAAATGGCGCTGGCTTATACGGGCATCAAGGCCACGCAACTGTCGGAAGCGGTACCTACGTATCATATTGAAAAACTGACGAATCCTTCGCTTTGCCGTAAACTTGGATTGCGTTCCGGAACTCCCTTTGTCATCGGTGCGGGCGATGCCTGTTTGGCCAACTTAGGCTCGGGGGCTTTGGCCAAAGGCGTTTCTACCTTGACCATCGGTACCAGCGGAGCCATCCGTCAAACGGCCGCTACGCCAGCCCGTGATGAGAAAAGACGGCTTTTCACGTACGTGCTTGACGAGACCCATTTTGTATCGGGCGGACCGACCAATAACGGCGGCAATGTGTTGGAGTGGCTTTCAAAACACCTTTTATTAAAAGACCCCAATGAGCTGCTTGTCTTGGCCGAGAATGCTCCCCCTGGAGCCGAAGACTTACTTTTTGTGCCTTACCTGCTGGGAGAAAGAGCGCCCGTTTGGGACGCCCACGCCCGGGGAAGCTATCGGAATTTAAGTTGGCAACACACCCAGGCGCATTTGGTGCGCGCCACGATAGAGGGCATTGTACTGAACCTGAATCAAACGCGCCAAATCATCGACAATCAACTTTCTAAAACCCAGATACTCCACGCCAATGGTGGCTTTACGCAATCCAAATTTTGGGTGCAACTATTAGCCGACATTTTCGGAATAGCGGTAAAAGTCAACCAAAGTGGTGAAAGCGGGTGTTTGGGGGCTATCATGTTGGCAATGAAAGCGTTAGAAAAAATAGAGAGCCTTGAGAAGGGCGTTCAGAACTGTGTTCATTTTGCCGAGACCTACCATCCCGACCCTTCCAATCGACTCATTTATCGGAAAGTAAACAAAAATTTCGGTAAGCTAATTGCCCCGACAAAAGCTTGA
- a CDS encoding Lrp/AsnC family transcriptional regulator, with product MEEPLDEYDRLILQQLERDARKAYSAIADDLGISNTMVHQRVGKLKRIGILKSTTVVLDERKLGFEWGAFTGIMLKEDSDSEKIIEALKQIPEVTECYYITGKYTLYIRIVARSNEHMRRVLYEKIDHIPGVLKTESLIDFGAAFKRNVPIEE from the coding sequence ATGGAAGAGCCCTTAGACGAATACGACCGACTCATTTTACAGCAACTCGAACGAGATGCGCGTAAAGCCTATTCGGCTATTGCCGACGATTTGGGTATTTCTAATACAATGGTGCACCAGCGGGTAGGGAAGCTCAAACGCATTGGTATCTTGAAAAGCACCACCGTGGTACTTGATGAGCGTAAATTGGGGTTTGAGTGGGGAGCTTTTACGGGCATAATGCTCAAAGAAGATTCCGATTCGGAAAAAATCATTGAAGCACTCAAGCAAATTCCAGAAGTGACGGAGTGTTATTATATTACGGGAAAATATACGTTGTACATCCGGATTGTGGCTCGCAGCAATGAGCACATGCGGCGCGTACTTTACGAGAAAATTGACCACATTCCGGGGGTGCTAAAAACCGAATCATTGATTGATTTCGGGGCCGCTTTCAAACGAAATGTGCCCATTGAAGAGTAA
- a CDS encoding 4Fe-4S binding protein, translating into MNAYFQHINEGIRTTLAGMKLTLKHLWDARKRRGNHSIRENDYFQQQTGMVTLQYPFETMPIPDNGRYRLHNEMDDCIVCDKCAKVCPVDCIDIEPIKATEEVGKASDGSPIRLYAAVFDIDMAKCCYCGLCTTVCPTECLTMTKTFDYSEFDVRDMNYHYSNLTPELAAEKKTLYEQFLLEKEELKKQKASPVPAEAIAMPAAKPKPAFAPKKPVAESPQVAVESDENSEVIPKPKPVFAPKKPVIESSSSAENSEVVPKTKPVFKPKKPVVENSPSAETSEIAPKPKPVFKPKKPVIDDSTATAEKATSIEPSEPIARPKPVFAPKKPTISPVENQESASEKAEINEPKVKVSGVSQARPKPIFTPKKPVVEGSQGQATLDNSLANDVAPPKPKPVFVPKKPTVPFVEESIAPEISESAPPETKNIDSDGVKPKPKPIFKPTMRPKKEE; encoded by the coding sequence GTGAACGCCTACTTCCAACATATCAACGAAGGCATCCGCACCACCCTTGCGGGGATGAAGCTTACGCTCAAGCACTTATGGGATGCACGCAAGCGACGCGGAAATCACAGTATCCGCGAAAATGACTATTTTCAGCAACAAACTGGAATGGTGACTCTTCAGTATCCGTTTGAAACCATGCCCATCCCCGACAATGGCCGGTACCGTCTCCACAACGAGATGGATGACTGCATCGTTTGTGACAAATGCGCCAAAGTCTGCCCAGTAGATTGCATTGATATTGAGCCGATTAAGGCCACTGAAGAGGTAGGAAAAGCATCTGACGGCTCTCCCATTCGTCTTTATGCAGCGGTATTTGACATCGACATGGCCAAGTGCTGTTACTGTGGACTTTGCACCACGGTTTGCCCTACGGAATGTCTGACCATGACCAAAACGTTTGATTATAGTGAATTTGACGTTCGGGACATGAACTATCACTATTCAAACCTTACTCCCGAACTGGCCGCCGAGAAAAAAACGCTTTATGAACAATTCTTGCTCGAAAAAGAAGAGCTAAAAAAACAAAAAGCCTCTCCCGTACCCGCAGAAGCAATCGCTATGCCAGCGGCAAAACCCAAACCTGCTTTTGCACCCAAAAAGCCCGTTGCCGAAAGTCCACAGGTAGCAGTTGAAAGTGACGAAAACAGTGAAGTAATACCGAAACCAAAGCCTGTTTTTGCGCCCAAAAAGCCCGTTATCGAAAGCTCATCTTCTGCTGAAAACAGTGAAGTAGTACCGAAAACAAAACCCGTTTTTAAACCAAAAAAACCAGTTGTTGAGAATTCTCCCTCTGCCGAAACCAGTGAAATAGCGCCGAAACCAAAACCCGTTTTTAAACCAAAAAAACCAGTTATTGACGATTCTACAGCTACCGCTGAAAAAGCGACATCCATTGAACCCAGTGAACCTATTGCCAGGCCTAAACCTGTTTTTGCCCCAAAAAAACCAACTATTTCTCCCGTAGAAAACCAGGAGTCGGCTAGTGAAAAAGCTGAAATTAATGAACCAAAAGTAAAAGTCAGCGGTGTGTCGCAGGCAAGGCCCAAGCCCATTTTTACACCAAAAAAACCAGTAGTCGAGGGTTCACAGGGGCAGGCCACATTGGACAATTCATTAGCAAACGACGTTGCTCCACCCAAACCTAAGCCCGTGTTTGTTCCGAAAAAACCTACGGTGCCATTCGTGGAAGAGAGCATAGCGCCCGAAATTTCGGAGTCAGCGCCCCCCGAAACTAAAAATATCGATTCAGACGGGGTAAAACCCAAGCCCAAACCGATATTTAAGCCTACGATGAGGCCAAAAAAGGAAGAGTAA
- a CDS encoding zinc-dependent metalloprotease, which yields MLKYLTFLSSFVALTAIAQDRRPTTPTTPTSPASPPSAAAPAPAKPGPKAYKEVITDKSKTTKGLFIVHKIDEKYFFELPDSLLGKEMMAVTRLSQSSTTPGSVGLPAYGGELLNRQVVRFEKGPENKLFMRAVAYINVSEDANSPIYKAVRNSNVDPIAMAFDIKAVRKDTSVVIEVTDFFKGENAVISMSPVVKQAYKLTTIQTDRTYIQSIKSFPLNTEIKVVKTYGAIPPMPTPPSPVPSPIPSVNLPASSIAGAVTMELNTSFIALPAVPMKQRLFDIRVGYFANGYRVYGENSQRTEDKTFVVRWRLEPKNKEDEARQRRGELIEPKKPIIYYIDSATPEKWRKYLKMGVDDWNVAFEKAGWKNAIQGVILDEKDTTISLEDARNSAIRYFASDIENAYGPNVHDPRTGEILESHIGWYHNVMKLLKKWYMTQAAAADPRARKNKFDDELMGQLIRFVSSHEVGHTLGLRHNYGASTATPVEKLRDKEFTSKNGHTSSIMDYARFNYVAQPEDGVTDFFPRIGDYDIWAIEWAYKPIYDTKTPEEDKVVLNKWYKEKALPNRRLWFLTETNPYDPRAQNEDVGDNAMLASDYGIKNLKRIVPNLVAWTSEEAEDYEMLEEGYNEVVTQYRRYLGHVAKYVGGIYETPKTMDQEGVIYEVTPKKLQKDAVTFLNQQLFATPTWLLDANIMRRIRPDMGVDFVSKIQEATLTSLFAADRLQRIIEATEKTTNAYTLDELFTDVRSGIWSELKTRKAADTHRRNLQKIFVERMVTTLNLPSIPAFGGTGTAKVFGAVLPPSADPRKGDIQTMVRAHLTLLRGEIQAAIPATTDKMTKYHLQDCLFRITKALDPK from the coding sequence ATGCTCAAATACCTGACATTTCTGTCTTCTTTTGTGGCGTTGACGGCCATTGCGCAAGACCGAAGACCTACCACACCCACAACCCCGACTTCTCCCGCTTCTCCTCCTTCCGCTGCGGCTCCCGCGCCAGCCAAGCCTGGCCCTAAAGCCTACAAAGAAGTAATTACAGACAAAAGCAAAACCACGAAGGGATTATTCATTGTCCATAAAATTGATGAAAAATACTTTTTTGAATTGCCTGATTCCCTGTTGGGCAAAGAAATGATGGCCGTAACGCGCTTGTCGCAGTCGAGTACTACGCCCGGTTCGGTGGGCTTGCCAGCCTACGGGGGTGAGCTTCTTAATCGCCAAGTAGTGCGGTTTGAGAAAGGCCCTGAAAACAAACTCTTTATGCGCGCTGTGGCGTATATTAACGTGAGTGAAGATGCTAACTCGCCCATTTACAAGGCGGTACGTAACTCCAACGTTGACCCGATTGCGATGGCGTTTGACATCAAAGCCGTTCGTAAAGATACCTCAGTTGTGATTGAAGTAACGGATTTTTTCAAAGGTGAAAACGCTGTTATCTCTATGTCACCCGTGGTGAAGCAGGCGTACAAATTGACTACCATTCAGACCGACCGTACCTACATTCAGAGCATCAAGTCGTTTCCGCTCAATACAGAAATAAAAGTGGTAAAAACCTACGGCGCTATTCCGCCGATGCCTACACCTCCTTCGCCCGTTCCGAGCCCGATTCCTTCGGTCAATTTGCCCGCGTCTTCCATTGCGGGAGCCGTCACGATGGAGTTGAATACGTCGTTTATTGCCCTTCCGGCCGTGCCGATGAAGCAACGTTTGTTTGACATTCGGGTCGGCTATTTTGCCAACGGCTACCGCGTATACGGTGAAAATTCGCAGCGTACCGAAGACAAAACGTTTGTGGTTCGGTGGCGTTTGGAACCCAAAAACAAAGAAGACGAAGCGCGTCAGCGCCGGGGAGAATTGATTGAGCCTAAAAAGCCGATTATCTATTATATTGATTCTGCAACCCCTGAGAAATGGCGCAAATACCTTAAAATGGGCGTTGATGACTGGAATGTGGCGTTTGAAAAAGCAGGCTGGAAAAACGCGATTCAGGGCGTTATATTGGACGAAAAAGACACGACCATCAGCCTAGAAGACGCCCGCAACTCGGCCATTCGTTATTTTGCTTCCGATATTGAAAATGCCTACGGGCCCAATGTTCACGACCCGCGTACGGGCGAAATCTTGGAAAGTCACATCGGTTGGTACCACAACGTCATGAAACTCCTGAAGAAATGGTACATGACCCAAGCCGCCGCTGCTGACCCACGCGCCCGCAAAAATAAATTTGATGATGAGTTGATGGGCCAATTGATTCGGTTTGTGTCGTCGCACGAAGTAGGACATACGCTTGGCCTGCGCCACAATTACGGCGCTTCAACCGCCACGCCCGTAGAAAAACTGCGTGATAAAGAGTTTACAAGTAAAAACGGACACACTTCTTCCATTATGGATTACGCCCGTTTTAACTACGTAGCCCAGCCCGAAGACGGGGTGACAGATTTCTTCCCACGGATTGGTGATTACGATATTTGGGCCATTGAATGGGCCTACAAACCTATTTACGATACCAAAACGCCCGAAGAAGACAAGGTTGTTTTGAACAAATGGTATAAAGAAAAAGCCCTGCCCAACCGCCGTTTGTGGTTCTTGACCGAAACCAACCCCTACGACCCGCGCGCCCAAAACGAAGATGTGGGTGATAATGCCATGCTTGCGAGTGACTACGGTATCAAAAACCTAAAACGCATTGTACCAAACTTAGTAGCATGGACTTCCGAGGAAGCTGAAGACTATGAAATGCTTGAAGAGGGCTACAACGAAGTGGTGACGCAATACCGTCGTTATCTGGGCCACGTAGCCAAGTACGTGGGTGGAATCTATGAAACGCCAAAAACCATGGACCAAGAAGGGGTGATTTATGAAGTCACGCCTAAAAAACTTCAGAAAGACGCCGTCACGTTCCTAAACCAGCAGCTGTTTGCCACGCCAACGTGGTTGTTGGATGCCAACATCATGCGGCGTATTCGTCCCGATATGGGCGTAGATTTTGTGTCGAAAATTCAAGAAGCAACTTTAACAAGTCTTTTTGCCGCTGACCGCCTGCAACGCATCATCGAAGCTACCGAAAAAACTACCAATGCGTATACGCTAGACGAATTGTTTACCGACGTTCGTTCGGGTATTTGGTCGGAACTCAAAACGCGCAAAGCCGCCGATACTCACCGCCGAAACCTCCAAAAAATCTTTGTCGAGCGGATGGTGACAACGCTCAACTTGCCAAGTATACCGGCGTTTGGTGGAACGGGTACTGCCAAAGTATTTGGTGCCGTTTTGCCTCCTTCGGCCGACCCGCGCAAAGGTGATATACAGACCATGGTGCGGGCGCATTTGACGCTGCTCCGTGGTGAGATTCAGGCGGCAATTCCTGCCACTACCGATAAAATGACCAAATACCACCTTCAGGATTGTCTTTTCCGCATCACGAAGGCATTAGACCCTAAATAA
- the gloA2 gene encoding SMU1112c/YaeR family gloxylase I-like metalloprotein: MLSLQNIHHVAIICRDYTRSKHFYTQILGLTVVAETYREARDSYKLDLAVNGLYQIELFSFPNPPARPSRPEASGLRHLAFSVLDIDQTHAYLEQKNVACEAIRVDELTQKKFFFIADPDDLPIEFYEI, encoded by the coding sequence ATGCTATCACTTCAAAATATCCATCACGTCGCCATTATTTGTCGTGATTATACGCGTTCCAAACATTTTTATACCCAAATTCTCGGCCTAACGGTCGTAGCTGAAACCTATCGCGAAGCACGCGATTCGTACAAACTGGATTTGGCCGTTAATGGCTTGTATCAAATTGAGTTGTTTTCGTTTCCGAATCCACCAGCGCGTCCATCACGGCCCGAAGCGTCGGGGTTGCGGCATTTGGCGTTTAGTGTCTTGGATATTGACCAAACCCACGCCTATTTAGAACAAAAAAACGTGGCTTGTGAAGCCATTCGGGTGGATGAGCTGACCCAAAAGAAATTCTTTTTTATTGCCGACCCCGATGATTTACCGATTGAGTTTTACGAAATTTGA
- a CDS encoding DASH family cryptochrome — MPKRIIYWFRNDLRLHDNEGFLKAIQDADEVIPMYVFDTRQFEQIDPLGIPKTGTFRAKFLLESVQNLRDNLRKKGANLVIRIGKPEVVISEFARDLDVTAIYTAKEATQEETDVETSLSKKLKVDNIDFEVFWGSTLYHPRDLPFWVSRLPTVFTEFRKAVEGQSVIRPIFQEPVALRIPEGLEFGKMPEIYELILFSQLPEADQRAVLAFKGGETEALHRLHHYLWETGLIKSYKETRNGLLGADYSSKFSPWLALGCLSPRQIYEEIKKYEAKNGANDSTYWLIFELIWRDYFRFVALRYGTRLFKTSGIQYNLELRWNHRRELFDKWVNGQTGVPFIDANMRELQRTGFMSNRGRQNVASFLAKDLMVDWTWGAAYFESQLIDYDVCSNWGNWNYVAGVGNDPRENRYFNILTQATRYDAKGEYVKTWLPELAAVPAESVHKVWTLTPEAQSEYNVQLGEKYPLPIVETDKWSRK, encoded by the coding sequence ATGCCCAAACGCATTATTTATTGGTTTCGAAACGATTTGCGCCTGCACGATAACGAAGGCTTTTTGAAAGCCATTCAGGACGCCGATGAAGTGATTCCGATGTACGTTTTTGATACGCGTCAGTTTGAACAGATAGACCCGCTGGGTATTCCTAAAACAGGCACGTTTCGGGCGAAATTTTTGCTGGAATCAGTCCAAAATCTTCGCGATAATCTTCGTAAAAAAGGTGCGAATCTGGTCATCAGGATAGGTAAGCCCGAAGTCGTCATCAGCGAATTTGCGCGTGATTTGGACGTGACGGCCATCTACACCGCAAAAGAAGCTACGCAGGAAGAAACCGATGTAGAAACCTCTCTTTCAAAAAAACTCAAAGTGGATAATATTGATTTTGAGGTTTTTTGGGGTTCTACGCTCTATCACCCACGTGATTTGCCCTTTTGGGTATCCCGTTTGCCCACGGTGTTTACTGAATTCAGAAAAGCGGTGGAAGGGCAATCCGTGATTCGACCGATTTTTCAGGAGCCAGTGGCGCTACGTATCCCCGAAGGATTGGAGTTTGGTAAGATGCCCGAAATCTATGAATTGATTTTGTTTTCGCAGCTTCCTGAGGCCGACCAACGGGCGGTGTTGGCATTTAAAGGAGGAGAAACAGAAGCACTGCATCGCCTTCATCATTACCTGTGGGAAACTGGCCTGATAAAATCCTATAAAGAAACCCGTAATGGCCTTTTGGGTGCTGATTACTCATCAAAATTTTCGCCTTGGCTGGCCTTGGGGTGTTTGTCGCCACGACAGATTTATGAAGAAATAAAGAAATATGAAGCTAAAAATGGGGCGAATGATTCGACCTACTGGCTTATTTTTGAGTTAATTTGGCGAGATTATTTTCGCTTTGTGGCGCTCAGATATGGCACCCGACTTTTTAAAACTTCAGGAATTCAATACAATCTCGAATTGCGGTGGAATCATCGTCGTGAGCTGTTTGATAAATGGGTGAATGGTCAAACGGGTGTTCCGTTTATCGACGCCAACATGCGCGAGCTCCAACGAACGGGATTCATGTCAAACCGTGGACGGCAAAATGTGGCGAGTTTTCTGGCCAAAGATTTAATGGTCGATTGGACGTGGGGTGCGGCTTATTTTGAAAGCCAACTGATTGATTATGATGTGTGTAGCAATTGGGGGAACTGGAATTATGTGGCAGGGGTGGGCAATGACCCGCGCGAAAATCGTTATTTTAATATCCTGACGCAGGCTACTAGATATGACGCCAAAGGGGAGTATGTAAAAACGTGGTTGCCCGAATTGGCTGCCGTTCCGGCTGAGTCGGTTCATAAAGTATGGACCTTGACGCCCGAAGCGCAGAGCGAGTACAATGTCCAACTTGGAGAAAAATATCCGCTACCGATTGTGGAGACTGATAAGTGGTCGCGGAAATAA
- the yihA gene encoding ribosome biogenesis GTP-binding protein YihA/YsxC, which translates to MKIKTSVFVKSSANNEQCPKPDRPEYAFIGRSNVGKSSLINALTERRDLAKTSSKPGKTQVINHFLINDSWYLVDLPGYGYAKVSQADRKVWGEMINNYLFQRENLICTFVLIDSRIEPQKVDLEFMEKLGSNGVPFALIFTKTDKLTAAQLQNHLSDYKKKLLETWDELPLLFITSSVSKQGRLDVLKQIDEWNQLKK; encoded by the coding sequence ATGAAAATCAAAACGTCCGTTTTCGTCAAAAGCTCGGCCAACAACGAGCAATGTCCCAAACCCGACCGTCCGGAGTATGCGTTCATTGGACGTTCTAACGTGGGCAAATCGTCGTTAATCAACGCCCTCACCGAACGACGCGACCTTGCCAAAACCTCCTCAAAGCCTGGCAAAACCCAAGTAATCAACCACTTTCTAATCAACGACTCGTGGTATTTGGTTGATTTGCCCGGGTATGGCTACGCCAAGGTTTCCCAGGCTGACCGCAAAGTCTGGGGCGAAATGATTAATAATTATTTGTTCCAACGCGAAAATCTGATTTGTACCTTTGTGCTCATCGACAGCCGCATTGAACCCCAAAAAGTAGACTTGGAGTTCATGGAAAAACTCGGTAGCAATGGCGTACCTTTTGCCCTTATTTTTACCAAAACGGATAAACTAACCGCCGCTCAACTGCAAAATCACCTGTCTGATTATAAAAAGAAGCTCCTAGAAACTTGGGACGAACTACCGTTACTTTTTATAACCTCATCGGTGTCGAAGCAGGGACGATTGGATGTTTTGAAACAAATTGATGAATGGAATCAGCTAAAAAAATGA